From Gammaproteobacteria bacterium, the proteins below share one genomic window:
- the merR gene encoding Hg(II)-responsive transcriptional regulator gives MGLTIGRLASKAEINVETIRYYERRGLIKQPTKPKVGYRQYDSEILQRLLFIKRAKSLGFSLDEIESLLTLSEGRCADVQSLAEQKLNRVKAKVQDLKRLENVLQDLIRQCNSNVDQAHCPIIETLLNEE, from the coding sequence ATGGGTTTAACGATCGGAAGGCTGGCGAGTAAAGCTGAAATCAATGTTGAAACGATTCGCTACTATGAGCGGCGTGGTCTAATCAAGCAACCCACCAAACCCAAGGTCGGGTATCGTCAGTACGATAGTGAAATCCTTCAAAGGTTACTTTTCATAAAGCGAGCAAAATCCCTGGGATTTAGTCTCGATGAAATTGAAAGTCTACTTACTTTATCGGAGGGGCGGTGCGCGGATGTGCAATCACTTGCCGAACAAAAGCTAAATCGCGTCAAAGCCAAGGTGCAAGATTTAAAGCGCCTCGAGAATGTGCTTCAGGATTTGATCAGACAATGCAACAGCAATGTAGACCAGGCACATTGCCCAATAATCGAAACCCTGTTGAACGAAGAATAA
- a CDS encoding copper-binding protein, translating into MPFTYVLLLFPALVLAGGIHDHSHGHEIYSVGAPGTGEPDRRITVSMRDSMRFVFEPQLRTLQHGETIEFIVRNNGAIRHEFSIGNAEDQVKHAEMMRKMPDMKHEDPNTLSLAGEETGRLSWRFMGDDIVVFACNIPGHFEAGMKHEIPITMDAQ; encoded by the coding sequence ATGCCATTCACTTATGTGCTTCTTCTTTTCCCGGCCCTGGTACTCGCTGGTGGAATCCACGATCATAGCCATGGCCATGAAATCTATAGCGTCGGTGCGCCGGGTACTGGCGAACCAGATCGTCGGATAACGGTATCGATGCGCGATAGTATGCGTTTCGTATTTGAACCCCAGCTACGAACTTTGCAACACGGAGAAACGATCGAATTTATCGTACGCAACAACGGCGCGATACGACACGAGTTTTCCATTGGCAACGCTGAGGACCAGGTTAAGCATGCGGAGATGATGCGAAAGATGCCCGATATGAAACATGAAGATCCAAACACCTTATCCTTGGCGGGCGAAGAGACGGGTCGGCTCTCGTGGCGCTTCATGGGAGACGATATAGTCGTTTTTGCGTGTAACATTCCTGGTCATTTCGAAGCCGGCATGAAGCATGAGATTCCAATCACAATGGATGCTCAATAA